The genomic window TCGAGGAGCACGGCGAAGGCATTCCGATGGACCCGGCCGATGCGAGCCGGGTGGTGCCGATCGTGCCGGGCGCGGTGATCTTCGACCTGCCGGTGGGTGCGTGGGACATCCGGCCGACCGCCGAATTCGGATACCAGGCCACGACCGCCGCGTCGGTGGAATTCGAACGCGGCACCGTCGGCGCCGGTGTCGGCGCGCGCGCCGGTTCGATCAAGGGCGGCGTCGGCACCGCCAGCGTCGTGCTCGGCGACGGCGTAGCGGCCGGGGTCACGGTCGCCGCGCTGATCGTCGCGAATCCTGTTGGCTCCGTGTTCGATCCACGTACCGGCCTGCCATGGGGCGCGGGCACCGACGGCGCGGACCACTTCGGTTTGCGCCCCGCGACCGCCGAACAGCTCGCCCACGCGAACGCGCTTCCGGTGAAAGGCACGGTGCTCAACACGACCATCGGCGTGGTCGCGACCGACGCGCCGTTGGACCCGGTCGGTTGTCAGCGGGTGGCGACTACCGCGCACGACGGCCTGGCCAGAGCGATCCGTCCCGCCCATTCCCCGCTGGACGGTGACACCATCTTCGCGCTGGCCACCGGCACCGCGGCGTCGCCTGCGAATTTTCCGCTGCCGCCCGCCTTCCCGGCGGATCTGCTGCTGCTCGACGAGATCTGTACCGCCGCGGCGGTCTGCGTGGAACGCGCGATCGTCGACGCGATTCTCGCCGCGCGGTCCCTCGCCGGAATCCCCGCCTACCCGGACTTATTTCCCCGCTAGACGCGGGGAATCCCGACCGGGCTATCAGGCGGCGGGAATAGCCGAATATTCTCACTCGTTGTCGACTGCGATGGGTCGGCATTGCGGAAGGGTTTGACTCGTGCTGGTGATCAGGGCCGACCTCGTGGCGGCGATGGTGGCGCACGCGCGCGCCGACCACCCCGACGAGGCCTGCGGCATCATCGCCGGACCGGAGGGCTCGGACCGTCCGGAGCGCTTCGTCGCCATGATGAACGCCGAGCGTTCGCCCACCTTCTACCGTTTCGATTCCGGTGAGCAGCTGAAGGTGTGGCGCGCCATGGACGACGCCGACGAGACCCCGGTGGTGATCTACCACTCGCACACCGCCACCGAGGCGTACCCCAGCCGCACCGACGTGTCCTACGCGTCCGAACCGTTCGCGCACTACGTGCTGATCTCCACTCGCGATCCGGAGCAGCACGAGCTGCGCAGCTACCGGATCGTCGACGGGGAGGTCACCGAGGAGCCGGTGCGCATCGTCGATGCGTACGAAACCGCCTAGACCGATGCTTGTTCGTGCAACCGAGGAGTTCTCATGCCGGTAACCGTGTCCATCCCGACCATCATGCGTGGCCTTACCGGAGGGGAGAAGCGCGTGCAGGCACAGGGTGCCACGCTGTCCGCGCTGATCGATGACCTCGAGTCGAACCACCCCGGTCTGGCCGAGCGGCTGCTCAAGGACGGCAAGCTGAACCGCTACGTCAATATCTACGTCGACGACGAGGACGTGCGTTTCGCCGGCGGCCTCGAGGCCGAGGTGCCCGACGACGCGAGCGTGACCATCCTGCCTGCCGTCGCCGGAGGCTGACCCACCCGTGGCGCGTTATGAATCGCTGATCGCGACCCTCGGCAACACGCCGCTGGTCGGCCTGCGCACGCTGTCCCCGCAATGGGACGGCGACAACCACGTGCGGCTGTGGGCCAAGCTGGAGGACCGCAACCCGACCGGTTCCATCAAGGACCGTCCCGCGCTGCGGATGATCGAACAGGCCGAGGCCGACGGCCTGTTGACACCCGGCTGCACGATCCTGGAACCCACCAGCGGCAACACCGGCATCTCCCTGGCCATGGCCGCCAAGCTCAAGGGCTACCAGCTGGTCTGCGTGATGCCGGAGAACACCTCGGTCGAGCGGCGTCAGCTGCTGACCATGTTCGGCGCGCAGATCATCGATTCCCCGGCCGCGGGCGGCTCCAACCAGGCGGTGGCGCTGGCCAAGCAGATCGCCGCGGAGCACCCGGACTGGGTGATGCTGTACCAGTACGGCAACCCCGCGAACGCGCTGGCGCATTACGAGAACACCGGCCCGGAGATCCTGGCCGACCTGCCCGAGATCACGCACTTCGTGGCGGGCCTCGGCACCACCGGAACGCTGATGGGCACCGGCCGTTTCCTGCGGGAGAAGGTGCCGAGCATCGAGATCGTGGCGGCCGAGCCGCGCTACGGCGAACTGGTCTACGGGCTGCGCAATATCGACGAGGGTTTCATCCCGGAGCTCTACGACGAATCGGTGCTGACCACCCGGTTCTCGGTGGGTCCGTACGACGCGGTGAAACGCACCCGCGAACTGGTCGCCGAGGAGGGCATTTTCGCGGGCATCTCGACCGGCGCGATCCTGCACGCCGCCCTCGGTGTCGCCCGCAAGGTCGCGAAGACGGGCAACCGTGCCGACATCGCGTTCGTGGTGGCCGACGGCGGTTGGAAGTACCTGTCGACCGGCGCGTACGACGGCACCCTCGAAGAGGCCGAGGAACGGCTCGACGGCCAGCTCTGGGCATAGCGCTCGCACGCGGGCCCTGGTCCTCGCCGGTACCCTCGGAAGAGCGGGATGACGGTTCGGACATGAACAGGCGAACCGTCGCACTCCCTGCTCGACGAGGAGGCTGCGATGACCGGCGGTGCGGGAATCGGTCCGTCATTCGACCCCGACCGGATCGCGGCGATCCGGGCACAGTTGGCGAATCCGGGCGCAACGACGCCGCGGACAACCGCGGGCGCCCCGGCGAAGTCGAATAACTTCGCCGCCGTCAAACAATTGTGGTTGCGCGCCGGACTGCTCATCGCCGGTTTCGTCGCGCTGCTTTATGGCATCGAAGGCGTCGACACCCTCGACAACAACCAACTCGACAACGCCGGTATTCACCCCAGATCGGCTGATGGTCTTTCGGGCATCCTGTTCGCCCCGGTCCTGCACCACGGCTGGCCGCATCTGGTCGGCAACACCCTCCCGGTGCTGGTACTCGGCTTTCTCGCGCTCGCCGCGGGCATCGGCCGTGGACTCGCCGCGACCGCGATCATCTGGCTCGTCGCCGGTGTCGGCACCTGGTTGACCGGCGGTTCGGGCAGCGTGCATCTGGGCGCGTCGGCGCTGGTATTCGGCTGGTTGACGTTCCTGATCTCGCGCGGCTGGTTCGCCCGCAACATCGGGCAGATCGTGCTCGGGCTCGTCGTTGTGGCGCTCTACGGGTCGCTGCTGTGGGGTGTATTGCCTGGACAAGCCGGAATCTCTTGGCAGGGACATCTTTTCGGGGCGATGGGTGGACTGCTCGCCGGCTGGGTATTCTCTGGTGATGCACGCCGGAATCGTCGCGGGGATCGAGCTGGAACCATTGCGTCGCCACGATGATCGTGCGGCCCGTCGAGAAATGTGGGGGATAGTTTCTTGAGCGAGCGAGCAATGGACACAGCTGCCCCAGCGCTCGTGACAGCGCCGAGCGTTAGCGAGGTGGTGTTATGAGTGCGAATTCGTCGTGGCAGCATGGGGGAATGCGCCTAACCGTCCTCGGGTGCTCGGGCAGCGTGTCCGGCCCGGACTCCCCAGCGTCGGGCTATCTGCTGACCGGGCCGGATATGACGCCCGTGGTGATCGATTTCGGGCCGGGCGTACTCGGCGCGCTGCAGCGTTACGCCGATCCCGGTGAAGTCGATATCTTCCTCACCCACTTGCATGCCGACCACTGCCTCGACCTGCCCGGCCTGCTGGTCTGGCGGCGCTACCACCCGACCCCGCCGGTGGGCCGGGCCATCGTGCGCGGGCCCTCGGACAGCGCGCTGCGCATCGGCAACGCCTCAGCCGAGGTCGGCGGCGAATGCGACGACTGGTCCGACGTGATCGACCTGCGACCGTGGACCGTCGGCGAGCAGATCGAATTCGGACCCGGGCACACTGTCTCGGCGCGCCGGATGTTCCACCCGCCGGAGTCCTACGGTCTGCGGATCGTCACCGCCGCGGGACGAACCTTCGTCTACACCGGCGACACGGCCATGTGCGACTCGGTGCACGAGCTCGCCAAGGGCGCCGACATCCTGATGGCCGAGGCATCATGGACGCACGATCCCGCGAATCGGCCGCCCGGCATTCATCTTTCGGGCACCGAGGCGGGCATGATCGCCGCCAAGGCGGGCGTGAAGGAACTGCTGCTCACCCACATTCCGCCGTGGACCTCCCGGGAAGACGTCATCGCCGAGGCCAAAGCGCAGTTCACCGGCCCCGTGCACGCCGTGGCCCCCGGCGAGACATTCGACCTCTGACCGGTTACCCGGCGGACAGGTTGGTGTGACTAGGCTGTGCCCGTGTCTAGACGAGCCGATGGCAGGGCGGACGACGAACTCCGCGAGGTACGGATCACCCGTGGATTCACCACGCATCCAGCCGGTTCGGTGCTGGTGGAGTTCGGTCAGACGCGGGTGATGTGCACCGCGAGCGTCACCGAGGGCGTGCCACCGTGGCGTCGCGACTCCGGACTCGGCTGGGTCACCGCCGAATACGCGATGCTGCCCGCCGCGACGCACACCCGCAGCGGACGTGAGTCGGTGAAGGGCAAGGTCGGCGGCCGCACCCAGGAGATCAGCCGGCTGATCGGCCGTTCGCTGCGCGCGTGCATCGACCTGGCCGCCATCGGCGAGAACACCATCGCCATCGACTGCGACGTGCTGCAGGCCGACGGCGGCACCAGGACCGCCGCCATTACCGGCGCATACGTCGCGCTCGCGGACGCGGTCACCTACCTCGCCGCCGCGGGCAGCCTAGCCGACCCACAGCCGATCTCCTGCGCGATCGCCGCGGTGAGCGTCGGCGTCGTCGACGGCCGCGTGCGCCTCGACCTGCCGTACGAAGAGGATTCGCGCGCCGAGGTCGACATGAACGTGGTCGCCACCGACACCGGCACTCTGGTCGAGATCCAGGGCACCGGCGAGGGCGCCACCTTCCCGCGCTCCACCCTGGACAAGATGCTCGACTCCGCGCTGATCGGCTGCGAGAAGATCTTCGCCATTCAGAAGGAAGCGCTGGCGCTGCCGTATCCCGGGGTGCTGCCCGAGCCCGCCGAGCCGAAGAAGAAGTAATGGCGCGTCGCGTTCTGGTGGCCAGCCGCAATGCCAAAAAGCTGAACGAGTTGCGCCGCATCCTCGCCGAGGCGGGCATCGCGGGCATCGAGATCGTCGGATTGGCCGACGTGCCCGCCTACGACGAGGCACCGGAGACCGGCGCGACGTTCGAGGAGAACGCGCTCGTCAAGGCCCGCGACGGCGCCGCCGCCACCGGATTGGCTTGTGTCGCAGACGATTCCGGCATCGAGGTGGACGCGCTCAACGGCATGCCCGGGGTGCTCTCGGCGCGCTGGTCCGGTCGGCACGGCGACGACGCCGCCAATAACGCACTGCTGCTGGCACAGCTCAACGATGTGCCCGATGAGCGGCGGGGCGCGCGTTTCGTCTCGACCTGCGCGCTGGTCGTCCCCGATGGCCCGGAAGTCGTTGTGCGCGGCGAATGGCCGGGTTCGGTCGGCCGGAAACCGGTGGGGGACGGCGGCTTCGGCTACGACCCGCTGTTCATCCCCGACGGCGGCGACACCTCCGCCGCCCAGCTGACCCCCGCCGAAAAGGACGCGGTCTCCCACCGCGCCCGCGCCCTGGCTCAACTACTCCCCGCCCTCTCGACCCTCGCCGCGGACTAACCCGCACACCCCTTGGGCAACCCGCACACCTGTTGTGGGCGCCGCACACCCCGTCTACCGGATGTGCGGCTTACCCAGAGGATGTGCGCCATCGCTCATCGCGGGCGCAGGGGCCGGGCGAGTCAGACGGCGAAGTCTTGTTTGACCTTTTTCGCGTTGACGTGCTCGACGAAGAAGGACAGCAGCGGGATGGTGCCCGCGAGGAGGGTGCCGACGGTGCGCAGTACCGGCCAGCGCACCTTGACCGCGAGGTCGGCGGTGACCAGCAGGTAGACGAAGTACACCCAGCCGTGCACGACGGCGATCCAGCTAGGGGTGTGGACGTCGAAGCCGTACTTGGCGATCATCTCGCCGGTGAGCAGCAGCAGCCACAGGCCGGTGACCCAGGCGAGGGTGCGGTAGCGCAGCAGCGCGGACTTGATCTTGGCGGTGTTCGCCGCACCGGTCCGCGCGGGTGCCGCGGTAGTCGCGGTGGCCGGTGCCGCGGTGCTCTCGGTGGAATTCTCGCTGGCGGTCAACCGGCGCTCCTCTCGGTATCGCGGGCGCGCAGGCCCGCCTCGCGGACCTGATCATCGACGTCTTGGGCGTGCAGTGCGGCCAGGTATTTGTTGTACTCGGCGAGTACCGGATCCTCGTCGCGCACCGCCTTCGGCCGCTCCGGCAGCAGGCCAGCCGGAATCTCGCGCGGCGCAACAGGTTTCGGGGCAGGCCGCGGGGTATCGCCGGGGTTCTCGCTTTCCTCGGCTTCGCGCTCCAGCCGGACGAACCGGAAATAGGCGAACACCGCGAACGCCGCGAACAGCGGCCACTGCAGTGCGTACCCCAGGTTCTGGCCGGTGCCGCTCGACGATTCGAACCGCTGCCACTGCCACCACGCCAGCGCCAGGCAACCCAGCGCAGCGACCAGCACCAGCACGATGAGGGCCGGCCGATTGTGTGCCGAGCGGCGAGGTGAAGCGGACACGGCTACTACGGTACCCGTCTACTACACGGTCCGTAGGAGCAGGCCGGTCTCGTCACTTCGGCGACCCGCCCGCACCGGAGCGGACGGGTCGGCCGAGGTCAGAACTTGTAGGTGACGCCGGTCAGCCGCTCGGATTCTTCCCAGAGCCGCTTCCAGAGATCCTTGTTTTTTGATAGCCGGCTCGACGGCGACGACTCCACCGGCCCCTGGGTCTGGAAGAACCGGCGCGGGCCCCAGTAGACCTCCGGGTCGGCATCGGGCATGGTGGCCGCGAACAGCGAGGAGTGCGCCGCCTTCTTCGGCGGGTGACCGATCAGCGCGACGAACGGTTTGATGATCCGGTCGACCGGGGTCTCGGTCCTGGCGAACAGGTCGGTGGCCGAGACGCCGGGGTGCACCGCGTACGAGCGCTTGCTGGAACCGGATTCGGCGAGGCGGCGCTGGAGTTCCCTGGCGAACATCAGGTTCGACAACTTGGCCTGCGCATAGGCGAGATTGCGCTGGTAGCGACGGTTCTCGTAGTTGAGATCATCGACCCACAGCTTCGGCGTCTGCTTGTGCGCGATGCTGGCCAGCGTCACCACCCGGTCGCGGATGCGGTCCAGCAGCAGGCCGGTCAGCGCGAAGTGAGCGAGATGGTCGACGCCCCACTGGGTTTCGAAGCCGTCCTTGGTGCGCGAGAACGGGACGTTCATCAGCCCGGCATTGTTGATCAGCACATCGATTTCGGCCGACTCGTCGGCGAATTTTCGGACCGAGGCCAGATCGGCCAGGTCCAGCTCGGCGACGCGGACGTCGCCGCTGATGCCGTCGGCGACCACCTTGGCCTTGTCCACATTGCGGCAGGCCATGATGACGGTAGCGCCCTTGGCCGCGAGGACCTCGGTGGTGACGGCGCCCAACCCGCCGTTCGCGCCGGTGATCACGAAGGTGCGTCCGGTCTGATCCGGGATTTCAGTAGGTTTCCACGCCATAAACTAACCTTACTCTGGAGTAAGTTCCGAGGGAAGGGCTTCGCCCCGGTCCGATGACGAGTGTCTCAGACGGAGGTGATTTCTGTCACTCGGCGTGGCTGAAGATCACCGCCGCGAGATCCAAGTCGGTAGCGATCACAGCAGCGCACGCCGAGGATCGCTCGGTGTCCGTCACAGATCACATCGCGCCGCCGCAGAGTTCATTCACTGTCCGCTGCTGATTGGTTGCTGGCACGCGGCGGCGACTGTGGTCGCGCCGGTCCGGGCGGCGGCTCCGATACGGTGGGTGGCGTGACCATGGTGGGCAGGCAGTACGGCGGACGCGCTGTCACGGAGCGCAAGGCCGAACGCCGCGAGCGCTTCCTCGATGCGGCGACCCGCATCTTCGCCGAACGCGGCTACGCCAACTGCTCCCTCGCCGACGTCTGCGCCGCCGCGGCCCTGTCCAAGCGGCAGTTCTACGAGGAGTTCCAGACCAGGGAAGACGTGCTGGTCGCCGCCTACGACCGGATCCAGGATGAGGCCGCGGCCGCGGTGCTCGCGGCGCTGGCCGAACTCGATCCGCGATTCGACATGACCACGGCGATGACCGCGGTGGTCTCGGCGTATCTGGGGTCGATCGGCGCCGACCCGTATCGCACCAAGGTCGCCTTCATCGAGGTGGTCGGCGTGAGCGACCGAATGGAACAGCACCGCCGCGAACGGCGGCACGCATGGGCGGCGATGCTCGACGCCACCGTCGTGCCCGCGGTGGCGCCGGGCGCCCGGATTCGCGGCGGAACCGCCTGGGGCGCAAGCGCTCTCATCGGCGCGATCAACGGCCTCACGCACGAATGGGTGCTGGCCGATCCGCGCCCTTCGACGGCCGAGCTGGTGGAATTGCTGGTGCCGATCGCGCTGTCGCTGCTCGAAGTCCCGGATCAGCGCACGGCGTAGCCGGCCAGCGACGGGGCCAGCGCGTCGAATGCGATGCCGATGTATTCGGTGATGGCCGTGGCGATCTCCTCGTTCGATTGACCCGCGAGGGTGCGGCGCATGGTCTCGTCGAACAGCACCCGATGCACCCCGCCCAGTTGGGCCGCCGCCACCCGCGGCCGGATATCCGTTGCGGCCGCTCCGGTCTCCGCGGCAAGGGTGTCGGCGAGGGCCTGCTCCCGTTCGTCGTGGAATTCCCGCAGCCGGGCGACCAGCGCGGGGCTATCGGCGATCATCTTGGCGAACTCGGGCCCGGAGAAGCCGACCACCGGATCGTGTTCGGCCGCCGCCGTTAGGTAGGCGTCGCGCAGAGCCGCCAGCGCGGACTCACCCGGCTGTCGTTCGCGGACGATGCGCGCGAGTTGTTCGACGAAGACGTCGTGCAGATCGAGCGCCAGGTCCTCCTTGCGCGGGAAGTAGTTGGTCACCGTCATCTTGGCGACCTGCGCGGCGGCTGCTACGTCGGCGATCGTCACCTTGTCGAAGCCGTGCTCCAGGAACAGCCTGGTGGCCTGATGGGAGATGTTCTCCCTGGTCTGAAGCTTTTTTCGGTCCCGGAGGCCCAGCGTCTCTGCGGTCATGACCCCACCATATCTGATACCGACCAAAATTTATGCTTGACATATTTTTAGGTCTGGTCTAAATTTCTCCTCGTTACCGAGAACGAAGGAGCGTCATCGCGATGAACCACGGACTTGTCGAAGCGACCCCGGCCCGCACCATCTCCATCACCGACCGAAAGGGACCAGCCACCATGGCCGACAAGACCACCGCGCAGACCACCATCGACGCCGTCCTCCGCCGCTACGGGTTGAACGAGGCGGCGCCAAAGCCGAAGAAGCAGCGCGCCAACGGATTCCCCGGCGCGCCGCGGATCGACCGGAAGGCCGTCGCGCTGTCGCGCGGCCGGACCGCCTTCCGGGCGGCCCCGCAGCGGCCGCTGCGGATCCCCGGTCGCGGCTGACCGTCGAGTACTGCCCCCGCCGGTCGTCGGCGCACTACCGCGCCGACGACCGGTTCGCTCCCTTCGGAAGGACTCACCCGTGACCCAGTTCTGCACCGCCCGCCCCGTCCGTCTGTCTGGCACCGTCAGCGAAGACCCGGTCAAGGACTACCTGCGTCTCATCGGCCGCACGCCCCTGCTCACCGCCGCGCAGGAGGTCGAGCTGGCCGAACGCATCGAAGCGGGTGCGCTCGCCGCCCGGCGGCTCGCCGCCGAGACCGACCTCGCGCTCACGGAACGCCGTGCGTTGCGCCGCCGGGTCGCCGACGGTCAGCGCGCCAAGGATCACATGGTGGAGGCCAACCTGCGGCTGGTCGTCTCGATCGCCAAGCGCTACCCGACGCCGGTCGGCATGTCGCTACTCGACCTGGTGCAGGAGGGCACGGTCGGCATGATGCGCGCGATCGAGAAGTTCGATCATCATCGCGGCCTGAAGTTCTCCACCTACGCCACCTGGTGGATCAAGCAGGGCATCGGCCGCGCGCTGGCCGACCAGAGCCGCACCATCCGCATCCCGGTCCATGTGGTCGAGGTGCTGAATCGCGTGATCCGCACCCAGCGGACGCTCACTCAGCAGCTCGGTCGCGACGTCACTTCGGCGGAACTCGCCGCCGAACTGGACATGACCCCCGCCAAGGTGCGCGAGGTCCTCGACCATGCGCGCGAACCGATTTCGCTGCACACCCCCATCGGCGACGACGCCGAGGTCGGCGAACTCATCGCGGACACCGCACCCGACCCGTCCGAGGCGGCACTGGCGACGGCGGTGCGCGGCCAGCTCGACAAGGCGCTCGCCGGGCTGACCGAGCGCGAAGCCGAGGTGATCACCTTGCGCTTCGGTCTGGACGGCGCCGATCCGAAGACGCTCGACGAGATCGGCAAGACCTATGGCGTATCTCGCGAACGGGCCCGCCAGATCGAGGCCAAAGGCATGACCAAGCTGCGGCAACCGGGCCGCAGCAAGGTGCTCGAAGGGTTGCTCGGCTGAGTCGCTGTCGTGTCGCTGGACGGACAGTTCGGCGGACTCGGACCATACTGGCCCAATGACCGGTGCAGTCGATGTCGCCGAGAAAGCCCCCGAGCCGATGAGCCGGGCCAAGACCAACATAGTGTTCGCCACGATTGTGCTCGGCATGTTGCTGGCGGCCCTCGATCAGACGATCGTGTCCACCGCACTGCCGACGATCGTCGCCGACCTCGGCGAGGCCGGGCACATGGCCTGGGTGGTCACGGCCTATCTGCTCGCCGAGGCGGTGGCGACCGCGCTGGCAGGCAAGCTCGGCGACTTGTTCGGCCGCAAGCTGATCTTCCAGCTCAGTGCGTTGATCTTCATCGTCGGCTCGATGATCGCCGGGCTGGCGAACGGGATGACGCTGCTGATCGTCGCCCGCGGCATCCAGGGCTTCGGCGGCGGCGGCCTGATGGTCACCGCGATGGCGCTGATCGCCGACACCATCCCGCTGCGCCAGCGCGGCAAGTATCAGGGCGCGCTCGGCGCCGTCTTCGGTGTCACCACGGTGATCGGGCCGACGCTCGGCGGGCTGTTCACCGACCACGCGAGCTGGCGCTGGTGCTTCTACGTCAACGTGCCCATCGCGATCATCATGATCGTGATGTCGGCCCGCACCATCCCCAAGGTGCGCGCCGCCATCAAGCCGATCATCGATTACGCGGGCATCGGACTTGTCGCCGTGGCGGTTTCGACCCTCATCCTCGGGCTGGAATGGGGCGGGCAGGAATACGCCTGGGGCTCATCGATGATCCTCGGCCTGTTCGCTGCGTCGGTGGTGCTGTTCGCGGCGTTCGTGGCCATCGAGCTGCGAGCCAAGGAACCCATGCTCCCCATGGGGCTGTTCCGCAGCAGAGTGTTCACGGTCTGCTCGATCCTCAGCTTCATCTGCGGCTTCGCCATGCTCGGCTCGATCACCTATCTGCCCGCGTATCTCCAGTACGTGGACGGCGTCTCGGCGACCATGTCCGGTGTGCGTTCGCTGCCGCTGGTGGCCGGTCTACTGGTCACCTCGATCCTGTCCGGCCAGGTGGTCGGCAAGACCGGCCACTACCGGTACTTCCCGATCGTCGGCACGCTGGTGATGGCGCTCGGGCTGTACCTGATGTCGACCATGGGCCGCGACACCGGCATCTGGGAGGAATCGCTGTACATGATGGTGCTCGGTCTTGGCATCGGCCTGACCATGCAGGTGCTCACCATCGTCGTGCAAAACACCGTGCCGTACGCCCAACTCGGCACCGCGACCTCCGGCGTCACCTTCTTCCGCACCCTCGGAAGTACCTTCGGCACCGCGATTTTCGGCACCCTGTACAGCAACGAGATCGGCCCGAATCTGACCGCGGCGCTGCAAGAGGTCAAAGTGGTGCCGCCGCAGGTCGCCGCGAATCCGCAGTCGCTACAGGCCGTGCCAGAGGAAGTCTCGGCGCCCATTATCGACGCCTACGCCAACACCATCGACCACGTTTTCATCTGGGTGGTACCGGTGGCCTTGATCGGTTTCGTGGTCGCCTGGTTCCTCAAAGAAGTGCCGCTGCGCGACAGTGCGCGCACGAGTGCGGGTGATGTGGGCGGTGGCTTCTCGGTGCCCGACTCCGCGGACCGAGTCGTGCAACTGGAGCGGGCGATCGCCGGGACCCTGCGCAAGTCGCACGCCGAGGGACCGATCGGCCCGCGCATTCTCGCGGACGCGGGCAGCACGCTCAGCCGCGGCGAG from Nocardia iowensis includes these protein-coding regions:
- a CDS encoding P1 family peptidase produces the protein MNVQAGQRNSLTDVAGLLVGHHHVLDPNATIGAGAATGCTVVYAPGGAVAAVDVRGGGPGTRETDVLDLSNTVRQVNAILLTGGSAYGLAAADGVMRWLEEHGEGIPMDPADASRVVPIVPGAVIFDLPVGAWDIRPTAEFGYQATTAASVEFERGTVGAGVGARAGSIKGGVGTASVVLGDGVAAGVTVAALIVANPVGSVFDPRTGLPWGAGTDGADHFGLRPATAEQLAHANALPVKGTVLNTTIGVVATDAPLDPVGCQRVATTAHDGLARAIRPAHSPLDGDTIFALATGTAASPANFPLPPAFPADLLLLDEICTAAAVCVERAIVDAILAARSLAGIPAYPDLFPR
- a CDS encoding Mov34/MPN/PAD-1 family protein gives rise to the protein MLVIRADLVAAMVAHARADHPDEACGIIAGPEGSDRPERFVAMMNAERSPTFYRFDSGEQLKVWRAMDDADETPVVIYHSHTATEAYPSRTDVSYASEPFAHYVLISTRDPEQHELRSYRIVDGEVTEEPVRIVDAYETA
- a CDS encoding MoaD/ThiS family protein; amino-acid sequence: MPVTVSIPTIMRGLTGGEKRVQAQGATLSALIDDLESNHPGLAERLLKDGKLNRYVNIYVDDEDVRFAGGLEAEVPDDASVTILPAVAGG
- a CDS encoding PLP-dependent cysteine synthase family protein, with product MARYESLIATLGNTPLVGLRTLSPQWDGDNHVRLWAKLEDRNPTGSIKDRPALRMIEQAEADGLLTPGCTILEPTSGNTGISLAMAAKLKGYQLVCVMPENTSVERRQLLTMFGAQIIDSPAAGGSNQAVALAKQIAAEHPDWVMLYQYGNPANALAHYENTGPEILADLPEITHFVAGLGTTGTLMGTGRFLREKVPSIEIVAAEPRYGELVYGLRNIDEGFIPELYDESVLTTRFSVGPYDAVKRTRELVAEEGIFAGISTGAILHAALGVARKVAKTGNRADIAFVVADGGWKYLSTGAYDGTLEEAEERLDGQLWA
- a CDS encoding rhomboid family intramembrane serine protease, which codes for MTGGAGIGPSFDPDRIAAIRAQLANPGATTPRTTAGAPAKSNNFAAVKQLWLRAGLLIAGFVALLYGIEGVDTLDNNQLDNAGIHPRSADGLSGILFAPVLHHGWPHLVGNTLPVLVLGFLALAAGIGRGLAATAIIWLVAGVGTWLTGGSGSVHLGASALVFGWLTFLISRGWFARNIGQIVLGLVVVALYGSLLWGVLPGQAGISWQGHLFGAMGGLLAGWVFSGDARRNRRGDRAGTIASPR
- a CDS encoding cyclic nucleotide-degrading phosphodiesterase; translation: MRLTVLGCSGSVSGPDSPASGYLLTGPDMTPVVIDFGPGVLGALQRYADPGEVDIFLTHLHADHCLDLPGLLVWRRYHPTPPVGRAIVRGPSDSALRIGNASAEVGGECDDWSDVIDLRPWTVGEQIEFGPGHTVSARRMFHPPESYGLRIVTAAGRTFVYTGDTAMCDSVHELAKGADILMAEASWTHDPANRPPGIHLSGTEAGMIAAKAGVKELLLTHIPPWTSREDVIAEAKAQFTGPVHAVAPGETFDL
- the rph gene encoding ribonuclease PH is translated as MSRRADGRADDELREVRITRGFTTHPAGSVLVEFGQTRVMCTASVTEGVPPWRRDSGLGWVTAEYAMLPAATHTRSGRESVKGKVGGRTQEISRLIGRSLRACIDLAAIGENTIAIDCDVLQADGGTRTAAITGAYVALADAVTYLAAAGSLADPQPISCAIAAVSVGVVDGRVRLDLPYEEDSRAEVDMNVVATDTGTLVEIQGTGEGATFPRSTLDKMLDSALIGCEKIFAIQKEALALPYPGVLPEPAEPKKK
- the rdgB gene encoding RdgB/HAM1 family non-canonical purine NTP pyrophosphatase; translated protein: MARRVLVASRNAKKLNELRRILAEAGIAGIEIVGLADVPAYDEAPETGATFEENALVKARDGAAATGLACVADDSGIEVDALNGMPGVLSARWSGRHGDDAANNALLLAQLNDVPDERRGARFVSTCALVVPDGPEVVVRGEWPGSVGRKPVGDGGFGYDPLFIPDGGDTSAAQLTPAEKDAVSHRARALAQLLPALSTLAAD
- a CDS encoding DUF3817 domain-containing protein, with the protein product MTASENSTESTAAPATATTAAPARTGAANTAKIKSALLRYRTLAWVTGLWLLLLTGEMIAKYGFDVHTPSWIAVVHGWVYFVYLLVTADLAVKVRWPVLRTVGTLLAGTIPLLSFFVEHVNAKKVKQDFAV
- a CDS encoding transcriptional regulator, whose protein sequence is MSASPRRSAHNRPALIVLVLVAALGCLALAWWQWQRFESSSGTGQNLGYALQWPLFAAFAVFAYFRFVRLEREAEESENPGDTPRPAPKPVAPREIPAGLLPERPKAVRDEDPVLAEYNKYLAALHAQDVDDQVREAGLRARDTERSAG
- a CDS encoding oxidoreductase encodes the protein MAWKPTEIPDQTGRTFVITGANGGLGAVTTEVLAAKGATVIMACRNVDKAKVVADGISGDVRVAELDLADLASVRKFADESAEIDVLINNAGLMNVPFSRTKDGFETQWGVDHLAHFALTGLLLDRIRDRVVTLASIAHKQTPKLWVDDLNYENRRYQRNLAYAQAKLSNLMFARELQRRLAESGSSKRSYAVHPGVSATDLFARTETPVDRIIKPFVALIGHPPKKAAHSSLFAATMPDADPEVYWGPRRFFQTQGPVESSPSSRLSKNKDLWKRLWEESERLTGVTYKF
- a CDS encoding TetR/AcrR family transcriptional regulator yields the protein MVGRQYGGRAVTERKAERRERFLDAATRIFAERGYANCSLADVCAAAALSKRQFYEEFQTREDVLVAAYDRIQDEAAAAVLAALAELDPRFDMTTAMTAVVSAYLGSIGADPYRTKVAFIEVVGVSDRMEQHRRERRHAWAAMLDATVVPAVAPGARIRGGTAWGASALIGAINGLTHEWVLADPRPSTAELVELLVPIALSLLEVPDQRTA